One window of the Camelina sativa cultivar DH55 chromosome 1, Cs, whole genome shotgun sequence genome contains the following:
- the LOC104720908 gene encoding protein FAR1-RELATED SEQUENCE 7-like isoform X1 — MDMESADTEPNNMVVKAYPLGMRIMNNNGIGEDEGDSGVEPYIGLEFDTAEEARDYYNSYATRTGFKVRTGQLYRSRTDGTVSSRRFVCSKEGFQLNSRTGCPAFIRVQRRDPGKWVLDQIQKEHNHELGGQVEETTPRPSVQQRAPASTKLGISVPHRPKMKVVDEADKGRSCPSGVISFKRFKGAEESDVQTQPKATEPYAGLEFSSANEACQFYQAYAEVVGFRVRIGQLFRSKVDGSITSRRFVCSKEGFQHPSRMGCGAYMRIKRQDSGGWIVDRLNKDHNHELEPGKKNAGMKKITEDVTRGLDSVDLIELNDFSHHISKARENTIGKEWYPLLFDYFQSKQAEDMGFFYAVELDGNGSCMSIFWADSRSRFACSQFGDAVVFDTSYRKGEYSVPFAMFIGFNHHRQPVLLGGALVADESKEAFSWLFQTWLRAMSGRRPRSIVADQDLPIQQAVAQVFPGAHHRFSAWQIRSKERENLRSFPNEFKYEYEKCLYQSQTTVEFDTMWSALVNKYGLTDNMWLREIYEKRENWVPAYLRASFFGGIPVNGTFEPFYGTSLSSLTSLREFISRYEQGLEQRREEERKEDFNSYNLQPFLQTKEPVEEQCRRLYTLTIFRIFQSELAQSYNYLGLKTYEEGAISRFLVRKCGNENEKHAVTFSASNLNASCSCQMFEYEGLLCRHILKVFNLLDIRELPSGYILHRWTKNAEFGFVRDVESGVTSQDLKALMIWSLREAASKYIEFGTSSLEKYKLAYEIMREGGKKLCWQR, encoded by the exons ATGGATATGGAGAG TGCAGATACTGAGCCTAACAACATGGTTGTCAAAGCTTACCCATTAGGTATGCGGATTATGAATAACAATGGCATTGGTGAAGATGAAGGAGACTCTGGAGTTGAACCGTATATTGGACTAGAGTTTGACACTGCAGAGGAAGCAAGGGACTACTACAATTCTTATGCTACGAGGACTGGTTTTAAGGTTAGGACGGGTCAGTTGTATAGATCGAGGACCGATGGAACAGTTTCTTCGAGGAGGTTTGTTTGCTCTAAAGAAGGTTTTCAGCTTAATTCAAGAACCGGGTGTCCTGCGTTTATCAGAGTGCAGCGACGAGATCCTGGGAAATGGGTTCTTGACCAGATTCAGAAGGAGCACAACCACGAGCTTGGAGGTCAAGTAGAAGAGACTACTCCTCGTCCTTCAGTACAACAGAGAGCACCTGCTTCCACGAAGCTAGGCATATCTGTTCCACATAGACCCAAGATGAAAGTTGTTGATGAAGCTGATAAAGGAAGGTCATGCCCTTCTGGTGTGATCTCTTTTAAGCGCTTCAAAGGAGCTGAAGAGAGTGATGTGCAAACGCAGCCCAAGGCTACTGAACCTTATGCAGGGTTGGAGTTCAGCTCAGCTAACGAAGCGTGCCAGTTTTATCAAGCGTATGCAGAAGTTGTAGGTTTTAGAGTTCGGATAGGTCAGTTGTTTCGATCAAAAGTAGACGGATCAATCACATCAAGAAGATTTGTCTGTTCAAAAGAAGGGTTTCAGCATCCTTCGAGAATGGGCTGTGGAGCTTACATGAGGATCAAAAGACAAGACTCTGGAGGTTGGATAGTGGATCGTCTCAATAAAGATCATAATCATGAGCTTGAACCGGGAAAGAAGAATGCTGGtatgaaaaaaataacagaagaTGTGACACGAGGGTTGGATTCTGTGGATCTTATTGAACTAAACGACTTCAGCCATCACATCAGTAAAGCCAGAGAAAACACCATAGGAAAGGAATGGTATCCATTGCTTTTTGATTACTTTCAGTCAAAACAGGCAGAAGACATGGGATTCTTTTACGCCGTCGAGCTTGATGGTAACGGAAGCTGTATGAGTATTTTTTGGGCAGATAGCAGATCAAGGTTTGCCTGCAGTCAGTTTGGTGATGCTGTTGTTTTTGATACTTCATATAGAAAAGGAGAATACTCTGTTCCGTTTGCTATGTTTATTGGTTTTAATcaccataggcaacccgtgctTCTCGGGGGTGCCTTAGTTGCTGATGAATCTAAAGAGGCTTTCTCATGGTTGTTTCAGACATGGCTTCGTGCCATGTCAGGGCGTCGTCCCAGATCTATTGTAGCTGATCAAGACTTGCCTATCCAACAAGCTGTGGCTCAAGTCTTTCCCGGGGCACATCACCGGTTCTCAGCGTGGCAGATAAGGTCCAAAGAACGAGAAAATCTCAGGTCATTCCCGAATGAATTCAAGTACGAGTACGAGAAGTGTTTATACCAGTCGCAGACAACGGTTGAGTTTGACACTATGTGGAGTGCTTTGGTAAACAAGTACGGCCTTACGGATAACATGTGGCTcagagaaatatatgaaaaacgAGAGAATTGGGTACCGGCATATCTAAGAGCCAGTTTCTTTGGTGGAATCCCTGTAAACGGCACCTTCGAGCCATTTTACGGAACTTCTCTTAGTTCTCTAACGTCTCTCAGGGAGTTCATCTCGCGGTATGAGCAAGGACTAGAGCAGCGCCGTGAAGAGGAACGGAAAGAGGATTTCAATTCTTATAACTTGCAGCCGTTTCTACAGACGAAAGAACCCGTTGAAGAACAATGCAGAAGGTTGTACACGCTCACCATTTTCAGGATTTTCCAGAGCGAGCTTGCTCAGTCTTATAATTACCTTGGTTTAAAGACCTATGAGGAAGGAGCTATCAGCAGGTTTCTGGTGAGGAAATGTGGGAACGAGAATGAGAAACACGCTGTAACTTTCAGTGCATCGAATCTCAATGCAAGCTGCAGTTGTCAGATGTTTGAGTACGAAGGACTTCTCTGCAGACATATCTTGAAAGTGTTCAACCTCTTGGACATTCGAGAACTCCCATCTGGATATATACTGCATCGGTGGACCAAAAACGCGGAGTTTGGGTTTGTACGCGATGTAGAATCAGGCGTGACTTCTCAGGACCTTAAGGCCTTGATGATCTGGAGCCTGAGGGAAGCAGCTTCAAAGTATATAGAGTTTGGGACATCTTCTCTGGAGAAGTATAAGCTTGCATATGAGATCATGCGCGAGGGTGGGAAGAAACTGTGTTGGCAGAGATGA
- the LOC104721238 gene encoding probable galacturonosyltransferase-like 4: MEGKVVAAPEYCHANFTYYFTKAFWSDPVLVKVLEGKRPCYFNTGVMVVDVNKWRKGSYTQKVEEWMTIQKQKRIYHLGSLPPFLLIFAGDIKAVNHRWNQHGLGGDNFEGRCRTLHPGPISLLHWSGKGKPWLRLDSRKPCIVDHLWAPYDLYRSSRHSLEE, encoded by the coding sequence ATGGAAGGTAAAGTCGTGGCAGCTCCCGAGTACTGCCACGCAAACTTCACCTACTATTTCACAAAAGCATTCTGGTCAGACCCGGTGCTTGTGAAAGTACTCGAAGGGAAACGCCCGTGTTACTTCAACACAGGGGTGATGGTAGTTGACGTAAACAAATGGAGGAAAGGATCATACACACAGAAGGTGGAAGAGTGGATGACGATTCAGAAGCAAAAGAGAATATACCATTTGGGATCACTGCCTCCGTTTCTGCTCATTTTCGCGGGTGATATAAAAGCGGTTAACCATAGGTGGAACCAGCACGGTCTCGGAGGGGATAATTTCGAAGGAAGATGTAGAACGTTGCATCCTGGTCCGATAAGTCTTCTTCATTGGAGCGGGAAAGGAAAGCCATGGCTGAGACTAGATTCAAGAAAGCCTTGCATCGTTGATCATCTATGGGCTCCATATGATCTATACCGTTCATCAAGACATTCGTTAGAAGAGTAG
- the LOC109132684 gene encoding F-box/kelch-repeat protein At3g06240-like — protein sequence MEAAKRVDEDGGEEETKEDKASRESLVLPLDIITEIILRLPAKSIGRFRCVSKLFYSLSSDQGFVKSHLERTNHRKIIVSTYNLFSLDVDSIGDGCEGGGGGTRELVAAVELNYPLKDDMKKVSRHECRRNWVTIIGSSNGLVCIGIGIESYPRKDCVFLFNPTTGDSKG from the coding sequence ATGGAGGCGGCGAAAAGAGTAGATGAAGACGGCGGCGAAGAAGAGACCAAGGAGGACAAAGCTTCACGTGAATCTCTCGTTCTTCCTCTTGATATAATCACGGAAATTATTCTCCGATTACCGGCGAAATCGATAGGGCGATTCAGGTGCGTTTCGAAGCTGTTTTACTCTTTATCGTCGGATCAGGGGTTCGTGAAGAGTCACCTAGAACGAACGAACCACCGGAAAATCATCGTGTCTACGTATAATCTATTCTCGTTGGATGTTGATTCGATCGGTGACGGAtgtgaaggaggaggaggaggaactaGGGAATTAGTAGCGGCCGTGGAACTCAATTATCCGCTAAAAGACGACATGAAGAAGGTGTCAAGACATGAGTGTAGAAGAAACTGGGTCACCATCATTGGATCATCCAACGGTTTAGTGTGTATCGGTATCGGTATTGAATCTTATCCTAGAAAAgattgtgttttcttgtttaaccCAACCACCGGAGACTCCAAGGGATAA
- the LOC104720744 gene encoding F-box/kelch-repeat protein At3g06240-like, whose protein sequence is MKAIQLLWEAIMEATKRGRWREDDDDGGEVETSDKAYLESLVLPPEIITEILLRLPAKSVGRFRCVSKLFCSLSSNPRFAKSHLDLILRNEAVRSLHRRLIVSSHNLYSLDFDSIGCCEGIRDLAATELNYPLKDDASLFSEMIRSYVRDHQSDGVDEDDRRVMLTLNVKPYRRNWVEIVGSSNGLVCISPGEGVVFLYNPTTGDSKRLPETIPHGIDNFQSNGFGFDDLTDDYKVVKLVASSDDVFDASVYSLKADSWRRICSLNYEHNDGFYTSGVHFNGAIHWVFTQTSHNNQRVVVAFDLRTEEFREMPLPDEAEDCQHRFRNFVVGCLNGCLCVVNSCYEEHDDIWVMYEYGEAKSWSRIRISWLYRSMKPQCSTNNDEEVLLELDGGMVLYNFETAASSVLRIRGVKLSDGFEANTYLESLISPNSYYMG, encoded by the coding sequence ATGAAAGCGATCCAGTTGCTGTGGGAAGCGATAATGGAGGCGACGAAGAGAggaagatggagagaagatgACGACGACGGCGGAGAAGTAGAGACCAGCGACAAAGCTTATCTAGAATCTCTCGTTCTTCCTCCAGAGATCATCACAGAAATTCTTCTCCGATTACCGGCGAAATCGGTCGGGCGATTCAGGTGCGTGTCAAAGCTCTTTTGCTCTTTATCGTCGAACCCTAGGTTCGCGAAGAGTCATCTCGATCTAATCCTCCGAAACGAAGCCGTACGATCTCTCCACCGCAGGCTTATCGTATCTTCGCATAATCTCTACTCTTTAGATTTCGATTCGATTGGATGCTGTGAAGGAATTAGGGATTTAGCGGCTACAGAACTCAATTATCCGCTTAAGGACGATGCGAGTCTTTTCTCTGAGATGATTAGGAGTTACGTTAGGGATCATCAGTCTGATGGTGTTGACGAAGATGATCGTCGTGTGATGCTGACGCTGAATGTGAAACCTTATAGAAGAAACTGGGTTGAGATCGTTGGATCTTCCAATGGTTTAGTGTGCATCTCTCCTGGTGAAggtgttgttttcttgtataatCCAACCACCGGAGATTCCAAGAGATTACCTGAAACTATACCACACGGAATAGATAATTTCCAAAGTAATGGATTTGGTTTCGATGATCTCACTGACGATTACAAAGTGGTGAAGCTTGTTGCTAGTAGCGACGATGTTTTCGATGCTAGTGTGTATTCTTTGAAAGCAGACTCATGGAGAAGGATCTGCAGTTTGAATTATGAGCACAACGATGGCTTCTACACGTCAGGTGTGCATTTCAACGGTGCGATTCACTGGGTGTTCACACAGACTAGCCATAATAACCAAAGAGTGGTCGTAGCATTTGACCTTCGAACAGAGGAGTTTCGAGAGATGCCATTGCCTGATGAAGCTGAGGATTGTCAACATAGGTTTAGAAACTTCGTGGTCGGTTGTCTCAACGGATGTCTGTGTGTTGTCAATAGTTGCTACGAGGAGCACGATGACATATGGGTGATGTATGAGTACGGTGAAGCTAAATCATGGAGCAGAATCAGGATCAGCTGGCTGTATAGGTCGATGAAGCCGCAGTGTTCGACTAATAACGATGAAGAGGTTCTTCTGGAGCTTGATGGAGGCATGGTGTTGTACAACTTTGAGACCGCTGCATCGAGTGTTCTGAGAATTCGCGGTGTTAAGCTCAGCGACGGGTTCGAAGCCAATACATACCTAGAGAGCCTCATATCACCAAACTCTTATTATATGGGATAG
- the LOC104703631 gene encoding mitogen-activated protein kinase kinase 8-like encodes MVLVRNPGFLNLKLQPPTTTPPTFPSYFPIAAASMVTSCASNNISTTDLDRINVLGSGNGGTVFKVKNKTTSEIYALKKIKEDMDSTSRQQLLREIEILRLVNSSSIVKCHDIFQNTSGEVSILMDYMDLGTLESLRGKVVTEDQLALMARQILQGLNYLHELKIVHRDIKPANLLRSSKEEVKIADFGVSKIVAKSLNKCNSFVGTYAYMSPERLDSEAEGVTEEDRSNVYAGDIWSFGLTMLEILVGYYPLLPQGQKPDQAAIICAVCFGEPPKAPEECSDELKSFIDCCLRKKASERWTASQLLNHPFLQHQD; translated from the coding sequence CCTCCCACCACTACTCCACCTACTTTCCCCAGCTATTTCCCCATCGCTGCCGCTTCAATGGTTACTTCCTGTGCAAGCAACAACATCTCAACTACCGATCTGGATAGGATCAATGTTCTCGGTAGCGGAAACGGCGGAACCGTATTCAAAGTTAAGAACAAGACAACCTCAGAGATCTACGCcttgaagaagatcaaagaagacATGGATTCAACTTCCCGCCAGCAACTCCTCCGCGAGATCGAGATCCTCCGTCTCGTCAACTCTTCTAGCATCGTAAAGTGTCACGACATCTTCCAGAATACTTCCGGAGAAGTATCTATTTTGATGGACTACATGGATCTCGGCACGCTAGAGTCTCTACGCGGCAAAGTCGTTACAGAGGATCAACTAGCTTTGATGGCTCGTCAGATTTTACAAGGTTTAAATTACTTGCACGAGCTCAAGATCGTTCATAGAGATATCAAGCCAGCAAATTTGCTACGTAGCTCGAAAGAAGAAGTCAAAATCGCAGACTTTGGAGTAAGCAAGATCGTGGCCAAGTCTTTAAACAAGTGCAACTCGTTCGTGGGGACGTACGCTTACATGAGTCCCGAAAGACTAGACAGCGAAGCTGAAGGTGTTACAGAAGAAGACAGATCGAACGTTTATGCAGGAGATATATGGAGTTTTGGGCTTACGATGCTCGAGATCTTGGTGGGTTACTACCCGCTGCTTCCTCAAGGACAGAAACCAGACCAGGCCGCGATAATATGCGCCGTGTGCTTTGGAGAACCACCGAAAGCCCCCGAAGAATGCTCTGACGAGTTGAAGAGTTTCATCGACTGCTGTTTACGTAAGAAAGCTAGCGAGAGGTGGACAGCTTCACAGCTTCTCAACCACCCTTTTCTTCAACACCAagattag
- the LOC104720908 gene encoding protein FAR1-RELATED SEQUENCE 7-like isoform X2: MVVKAYPLGMRIMNNNGIGEDEGDSGVEPYIGLEFDTAEEARDYYNSYATRTGFKVRTGQLYRSRTDGTVSSRRFVCSKEGFQLNSRTGCPAFIRVQRRDPGKWVLDQIQKEHNHELGGQVEETTPRPSVQQRAPASTKLGISVPHRPKMKVVDEADKGRSCPSGVISFKRFKGAEESDVQTQPKATEPYAGLEFSSANEACQFYQAYAEVVGFRVRIGQLFRSKVDGSITSRRFVCSKEGFQHPSRMGCGAYMRIKRQDSGGWIVDRLNKDHNHELEPGKKNAGMKKITEDVTRGLDSVDLIELNDFSHHISKARENTIGKEWYPLLFDYFQSKQAEDMGFFYAVELDGNGSCMSIFWADSRSRFACSQFGDAVVFDTSYRKGEYSVPFAMFIGFNHHRQPVLLGGALVADESKEAFSWLFQTWLRAMSGRRPRSIVADQDLPIQQAVAQVFPGAHHRFSAWQIRSKERENLRSFPNEFKYEYEKCLYQSQTTVEFDTMWSALVNKYGLTDNMWLREIYEKRENWVPAYLRASFFGGIPVNGTFEPFYGTSLSSLTSLREFISRYEQGLEQRREEERKEDFNSYNLQPFLQTKEPVEEQCRRLYTLTIFRIFQSELAQSYNYLGLKTYEEGAISRFLVRKCGNENEKHAVTFSASNLNASCSCQMFEYEGLLCRHILKVFNLLDIRELPSGYILHRWTKNAEFGFVRDVESGVTSQDLKALMIWSLREAASKYIEFGTSSLEKYKLAYEIMREGGKKLCWQR, encoded by the coding sequence ATGGTTGTCAAAGCTTACCCATTAGGTATGCGGATTATGAATAACAATGGCATTGGTGAAGATGAAGGAGACTCTGGAGTTGAACCGTATATTGGACTAGAGTTTGACACTGCAGAGGAAGCAAGGGACTACTACAATTCTTATGCTACGAGGACTGGTTTTAAGGTTAGGACGGGTCAGTTGTATAGATCGAGGACCGATGGAACAGTTTCTTCGAGGAGGTTTGTTTGCTCTAAAGAAGGTTTTCAGCTTAATTCAAGAACCGGGTGTCCTGCGTTTATCAGAGTGCAGCGACGAGATCCTGGGAAATGGGTTCTTGACCAGATTCAGAAGGAGCACAACCACGAGCTTGGAGGTCAAGTAGAAGAGACTACTCCTCGTCCTTCAGTACAACAGAGAGCACCTGCTTCCACGAAGCTAGGCATATCTGTTCCACATAGACCCAAGATGAAAGTTGTTGATGAAGCTGATAAAGGAAGGTCATGCCCTTCTGGTGTGATCTCTTTTAAGCGCTTCAAAGGAGCTGAAGAGAGTGATGTGCAAACGCAGCCCAAGGCTACTGAACCTTATGCAGGGTTGGAGTTCAGCTCAGCTAACGAAGCGTGCCAGTTTTATCAAGCGTATGCAGAAGTTGTAGGTTTTAGAGTTCGGATAGGTCAGTTGTTTCGATCAAAAGTAGACGGATCAATCACATCAAGAAGATTTGTCTGTTCAAAAGAAGGGTTTCAGCATCCTTCGAGAATGGGCTGTGGAGCTTACATGAGGATCAAAAGACAAGACTCTGGAGGTTGGATAGTGGATCGTCTCAATAAAGATCATAATCATGAGCTTGAACCGGGAAAGAAGAATGCTGGtatgaaaaaaataacagaagaTGTGACACGAGGGTTGGATTCTGTGGATCTTATTGAACTAAACGACTTCAGCCATCACATCAGTAAAGCCAGAGAAAACACCATAGGAAAGGAATGGTATCCATTGCTTTTTGATTACTTTCAGTCAAAACAGGCAGAAGACATGGGATTCTTTTACGCCGTCGAGCTTGATGGTAACGGAAGCTGTATGAGTATTTTTTGGGCAGATAGCAGATCAAGGTTTGCCTGCAGTCAGTTTGGTGATGCTGTTGTTTTTGATACTTCATATAGAAAAGGAGAATACTCTGTTCCGTTTGCTATGTTTATTGGTTTTAATcaccataggcaacccgtgctTCTCGGGGGTGCCTTAGTTGCTGATGAATCTAAAGAGGCTTTCTCATGGTTGTTTCAGACATGGCTTCGTGCCATGTCAGGGCGTCGTCCCAGATCTATTGTAGCTGATCAAGACTTGCCTATCCAACAAGCTGTGGCTCAAGTCTTTCCCGGGGCACATCACCGGTTCTCAGCGTGGCAGATAAGGTCCAAAGAACGAGAAAATCTCAGGTCATTCCCGAATGAATTCAAGTACGAGTACGAGAAGTGTTTATACCAGTCGCAGACAACGGTTGAGTTTGACACTATGTGGAGTGCTTTGGTAAACAAGTACGGCCTTACGGATAACATGTGGCTcagagaaatatatgaaaaacgAGAGAATTGGGTACCGGCATATCTAAGAGCCAGTTTCTTTGGTGGAATCCCTGTAAACGGCACCTTCGAGCCATTTTACGGAACTTCTCTTAGTTCTCTAACGTCTCTCAGGGAGTTCATCTCGCGGTATGAGCAAGGACTAGAGCAGCGCCGTGAAGAGGAACGGAAAGAGGATTTCAATTCTTATAACTTGCAGCCGTTTCTACAGACGAAAGAACCCGTTGAAGAACAATGCAGAAGGTTGTACACGCTCACCATTTTCAGGATTTTCCAGAGCGAGCTTGCTCAGTCTTATAATTACCTTGGTTTAAAGACCTATGAGGAAGGAGCTATCAGCAGGTTTCTGGTGAGGAAATGTGGGAACGAGAATGAGAAACACGCTGTAACTTTCAGTGCATCGAATCTCAATGCAAGCTGCAGTTGTCAGATGTTTGAGTACGAAGGACTTCTCTGCAGACATATCTTGAAAGTGTTCAACCTCTTGGACATTCGAGAACTCCCATCTGGATATATACTGCATCGGTGGACCAAAAACGCGGAGTTTGGGTTTGTACGCGATGTAGAATCAGGCGTGACTTCTCAGGACCTTAAGGCCTTGATGATCTGGAGCCTGAGGGAAGCAGCTTCAAAGTATATAGAGTTTGGGACATCTTCTCTGGAGAAGTATAAGCTTGCATATGAGATCATGCGCGAGGGTGGGAAGAAACTGTGTTGGCAGAGATGA